One Mycobacteroides salmoniphilum DNA segment encodes these proteins:
- a CDS encoding vitamin K epoxide reductase family protein, with translation MTIRPATAWYVLAAGVAGLAAALALTIEKIEILLDPTYVPSCSLNPIISCGSVMTTEQASAFGFPNSLIGIVAFTVVLVTGVLAVAKVELPRWYWGGLAIGSLLGAAFVHWLIFQSLYRIGALCPYCMVVWTVTIPLLVVSTSIALRPLGSHRWARVLYQWRWSLVAFWYVAVILAIVERFWDYWITLV, from the coding sequence GTGACGATCCGCCCCGCGACCGCCTGGTACGTCCTGGCCGCCGGGGTCGCCGGGCTGGCCGCCGCGCTGGCTCTGACCATCGAGAAGATCGAGATCCTGCTCGACCCGACGTACGTCCCGTCCTGCAGCCTGAACCCGATCATCTCCTGCGGCTCCGTGATGACGACCGAGCAGGCCTCGGCCTTCGGATTCCCCAACTCGCTCATCGGCATCGTGGCGTTCACGGTGGTGCTGGTGACGGGCGTGCTGGCGGTCGCCAAGGTGGAGCTGCCACGCTGGTACTGGGGTGGTCTGGCCATCGGAAGCCTGCTGGGCGCGGCCTTCGTCCACTGGTTGATATTCCAGAGTCTGTACCGGATCGGTGCGCTGTGCCCGTACTGCATGGTTGTGTGGACGGTCACGATTCCGCTGTTGGTGGTCAGTACATCGATTGCCTTGCGGCCATTGGGATCTCATCGCTGGGCGAGGGTCCTCTACCAATGGCGATGGTCGCTGGTGGCTTTCTGGTACGTCGCGGTGATCCTGGCAATTGTCGAGCGATTCTGGGATTACTGGATCACACTCGTCTGA
- a CDS encoding DsbA family protein — MAKPKQPPSYDLKKSEQRRSQLIQIALTAIVVLFAAGLVGFIVIKNKKDPGPPAPPAGEVKAVEVVTPGPAKLITKEGTTDPKVVLTLIEDPICPACAMFEQEFGPTVKKLIDTGAVRADYNMVGILDVPRLKRDYSSRASAAAYCVADQSDELFLKFHSVLYDPNKQPDEVNAKTWHDDKWLIDQAKAVGASDAVSKCIKDKKYINMVKELGPKLNIQATPTIRINGKDWELGRDATPADLIKAVTDITGPVPGLT; from the coding sequence GTGGCCAAACCGAAGCAACCCCCCAGCTACGACCTCAAGAAGTCGGAGCAGCGCCGAAGCCAGCTGATCCAAATCGCGCTCACGGCGATCGTCGTGTTGTTCGCCGCGGGGCTGGTGGGTTTCATCGTCATCAAGAACAAGAAGGACCCGGGGCCGCCCGCTCCGCCCGCGGGTGAGGTCAAGGCGGTCGAGGTGGTCACACCGGGGCCGGCCAAACTCATCACCAAAGAGGGAACCACCGACCCCAAGGTCGTCCTGACTCTGATCGAGGATCCGATCTGCCCGGCGTGCGCCATGTTCGAACAGGAATTCGGGCCCACCGTCAAGAAGCTCATTGATACCGGCGCGGTGCGTGCCGACTACAACATGGTGGGGATCCTGGATGTGCCCCGGCTCAAACGCGACTATTCGTCGCGGGCTTCGGCGGCGGCCTACTGTGTGGCCGACCAGTCCGACGAGCTGTTCCTCAAGTTCCACTCCGTGCTCTATGACCCGAACAAGCAGCCCGATGAGGTCAACGCCAAGACCTGGCACGACGACAAGTGGTTGATCGATCAGGCCAAGGCGGTGGGCGCGTCCGATGCGGTATCCAAGTGCATCAAGGACAAGAAGTACATCAACATGGTCAAGGAGCTCGGCCCGAAGCTCAACATCCAGGCCACACCGACCATCCGGATCAACGGCAAGGACTGGGAGCTCGGGCGGGACGCCACCCCGGCAGACCTGATCAAGGCCGTTACGGACATCACCGGACCTGTTCCGGGCCTGACGTGA
- a CDS encoding alpha/beta hydrolase: MSPLRDLALRVSTAATPHIPLAIRRAMAGRQVIIDGNILDPSTQLLLRGMELMGEGEITKGEDVEESRANIRKQSALLSFSTPVGQVRNFSIPGPAGPIPVRHYRPVVENTGAVLVFFHGGGWVIGDLETHDQACRQTCRDAGVPVLSVDYRLAPEHPAPAAIEDCLAAYLWAVEHAGELGATPDRVAVGGDSAGGNLAAVVSQQARDTGAQLPLLQFLIYPAVDFTVRRPSRDLFAEGFFLTKAAMDMFEGHYFDGSDVDKSDPQVSPILAADLAGLPPALITTAGFDPLRDEGNEYAEKLRAAGVPVDLRVQGSLIHGFYNMARLRGAPAAAVDELTSALRAHLSR, translated from the coding sequence GTGAGCCCTTTACGCGACCTCGCCCTGCGTGTCAGCACCGCCGCGACACCGCACATTCCCCTCGCGATTCGACGAGCGATGGCCGGTCGCCAGGTGATCATCGACGGCAACATCCTCGATCCGTCTACTCAGCTGTTGCTGCGCGGAATGGAACTGATGGGAGAGGGCGAGATCACCAAGGGCGAGGACGTTGAGGAGAGTCGCGCCAACATCCGGAAGCAGTCGGCGCTGCTGTCGTTCAGCACCCCCGTCGGGCAGGTACGCAATTTCTCCATTCCCGGGCCTGCCGGCCCCATCCCGGTCCGGCACTACCGGCCGGTGGTCGAGAACACCGGTGCGGTGCTGGTGTTCTTCCACGGCGGCGGCTGGGTGATCGGCGATCTGGAGACACACGACCAGGCCTGTCGACAGACCTGTCGTGATGCCGGCGTCCCGGTGCTGTCGGTGGACTATCGGCTGGCCCCCGAACATCCGGCACCTGCCGCGATCGAGGATTGCCTGGCCGCCTATCTCTGGGCCGTTGAGCATGCCGGTGAACTCGGCGCCACACCCGACAGGGTTGCGGTGGGCGGTGACAGTGCGGGCGGCAACCTCGCCGCCGTTGTGTCGCAGCAGGCGCGCGACACCGGTGCACAACTGCCGCTGCTGCAGTTCCTGATCTATCCGGCCGTCGACTTCACCGTGCGGCGGCCGTCGCGCGATCTCTTCGCCGAGGGCTTCTTCCTTACCAAGGCGGCCATGGACATGTTCGAAGGTCACTACTTCGACGGGTCCGATGTCGACAAGTCCGACCCCCAAGTGTCACCGATTCTGGCCGCGGACCTGGCGGGATTGCCCCCGGCACTCATCACGACCGCGGGCTTCGACCCGCTGCGCGATGAAGGCAACGAGTATGCGGAGAAGCTGCGGGCCGCCGGAGTGCCGGTGGACCTGCGGGTACAGGGGTCGCTGATTCACGGCTTCTACAACATGGCCCGGCTGCGCGGCGCTCCGGCGGCGGCCGTGGACGAGCTGACCTCGGCGCTGCGCGCACACCTGTCTCGCTAA
- a CDS encoding LLM class flavin-dependent oxidoreductase: MDIGIALPFMCRQYTRESTITWARRAEEGGFSTISSGERISYHNQEMWVTLAAAAAVTERIRILANVSVLPAHPVPLVAKQAATLDVLSEGRFTLGVGVGGREHDYRSLDASFDRRHQRLDDQVAELRRLWRGEPPFEGADPVGPAPVQAGGPPIVAAAIGPKSLARAAQWADGITGFSVSGAPSELAYSAGAARAAWQQAGHAEPPLLSSGCFYTLGIPDAQSELKQFTSDYLAIFGPQIAENVPKTLTNFDADALNRTLDGAEEAGLDEFILVPGASDIAVIEATVELIQTR, encoded by the coding sequence ATGGATATCGGCATTGCCCTGCCCTTCATGTGCCGGCAGTACACCCGCGAGTCGACCATCACCTGGGCCCGCCGCGCCGAGGAGGGAGGGTTCTCCACGATCTCCTCCGGTGAGCGGATCTCGTATCACAACCAGGAGATGTGGGTGACGCTCGCGGCAGCGGCGGCGGTCACCGAACGCATCCGGATACTCGCGAATGTCTCTGTGCTGCCGGCGCATCCGGTGCCGCTGGTCGCGAAACAAGCCGCGACGCTGGATGTGCTGTCCGAGGGCCGGTTCACCCTGGGGGTGGGTGTTGGCGGCCGCGAACACGACTACCGATCGTTGGACGCGTCCTTCGACCGACGCCACCAGCGCCTCGATGACCAAGTCGCCGAGCTGCGGCGGCTCTGGCGGGGTGAGCCTCCGTTCGAAGGTGCCGACCCAGTGGGCCCCGCACCTGTTCAGGCCGGCGGCCCTCCCATCGTCGCCGCCGCGATCGGTCCGAAATCGCTGGCCCGCGCGGCACAATGGGCTGACGGCATCACCGGCTTCAGCGTTTCCGGGGCACCCTCCGAGCTTGCCTACTCCGCCGGGGCCGCACGCGCGGCATGGCAGCAGGCTGGGCATGCCGAACCGCCGCTGCTGTCGAGCGGGTGTTTCTACACGCTGGGGATTCCCGACGCCCAGTCCGAACTCAAACAGTTCACCAGCGACTACCTCGCCATCTTCGGACCGCAGATAGCCGAGAATGTTCCGAAGACGTTGACCAACTTCGATGCCGACGCGCTGAACCGCACCCTCGACGGAGCCGAGGAGGCCGGGCTCGATGAATTCATCCTCGTGCCGGGGGCGTCCGATATCGCGGTGATCGAGGCGACCGTCGAACTCATCCAGACGCGCTGA